A region from the Chitinophaga sp. Cy-1792 genome encodes:
- a CDS encoding RNA polymerase sigma factor, producing MTMVVNMQDREAIFGRFYHASRDHLYRYLSHYSKDQHLVQDLMQQCYLRVWERLDSISELDKALPLLKTIARNLLIDVIRKRMKHDMVWLENMQEEANALLTTTQENSISSLQALDVAIDHLPESCRTVYMMHREQGLSYKEISLRLSISVSMVEKHMSKAIRLLTQQLVTNPELLLVLVAVKRLL from the coding sequence ATGACTATGGTGGTAAACATGCAGGATAGGGAAGCAATTTTCGGAAGGTTCTATCATGCCTCCCGCGACCACCTGTACCGCTACCTCAGCCACTACTCTAAAGACCAGCATCTTGTACAGGACCTGATGCAGCAGTGTTACCTGCGGGTATGGGAGCGGCTGGATAGCATCAGCGAGCTGGATAAAGCCCTGCCATTATTAAAAACAATTGCCAGAAATCTGCTGATTGATGTGATCAGGAAAAGAATGAAACACGATATGGTGTGGCTGGAAAATATGCAGGAAGAAGCAAACGCCTTATTGACGACAACACAGGAAAATTCTATTTCCTCTCTGCAGGCGCTGGATGTCGCGATCGATCATCTACCGGAAAGCTGCAGAACAGTATATATGATGCACCGGGAACAGGGATTGAGTTATAAAGAGATATCCCTGCGTTTATCCATTAGTGTTAGTATGGTAGAGAAACATATGAGCAAGGCCATACGGCTGCTGACGCAGCAGCTGGTGACTAACCCGGAGTTGTTACTGGTACTGGTGGCGGTGAAGCGGTTGTTGTAG
- a CDS encoding RagB/SusD family nutrient uptake outer membrane protein: MKRIYWKIGTALLFATSFLVACQKDVLNKVPLDSFSDGSVWKDLKLAEAFADFQYNVLPGPGHYWDNLTNRTWALSSATDEAYNRFDDYNASIMNSGSLTPDNLGNFDIWADTYKRIQDCNLFLSKIDGVPGDAATRNRLKAEITYLRAYAYFKLISDYGGVPLVTKPFDLNSKYDFSRSSFDDCVAFVAAQCDSAAAVLPLNYPTGAAEYGRATKAAAMALKSRALLYAASPFWNPTGDKVKWQLAADAAKAVIDLSAFQLYTGSYVGVCTVPNTELIMVRLGNKQYQWSSFQGVEMFLAPCGYHGWSSFAPSQNLVDAFGTADGKDITDPSSGYDPQHPYSNRDPRFYQDIISDGMPYGRPDFFQDRYKAGHSNMAEMYEGGLDSQQGWDTWNASMTRYSFRKYQDTTFNYNVETQTNKIWVVARLGEIYLNYAEAAYNLGQEGVTRQYLNLIRHRAGIVNDLPAGLTGTALLAKIQNERRVELCLEGHRYYDVRRWKIADVTENTPLGGVKIIKNTDGSKTYTYIKVQDRKFKKQHYLLPIPREEIRRTNLTQNDGYE; this comes from the coding sequence GTGAAAAGAATATACTGGAAAATAGGTACCGCATTATTGTTTGCCACTTCCTTTTTAGTGGCCTGTCAGAAAGATGTATTGAATAAAGTACCGTTGGACTCCTTCTCCGATGGCTCCGTATGGAAAGATCTCAAACTGGCGGAAGCCTTTGCCGATTTTCAATACAATGTATTACCCGGCCCCGGACATTACTGGGATAACCTCACCAACCGTACCTGGGCATTGTCATCCGCCACAGATGAGGCTTATAACCGCTTCGACGACTATAATGCTTCCATTATGAACTCTGGTTCCCTTACGCCTGATAACCTGGGTAACTTCGATATATGGGCAGATACCTATAAAAGAATACAGGACTGTAATCTCTTTTTATCAAAAATAGATGGGGTTCCCGGCGATGCCGCTACCCGTAACAGGCTGAAAGCAGAGATTACCTACCTGCGTGCCTATGCCTATTTTAAGCTGATCAGTGATTATGGTGGTGTGCCACTGGTAACCAAACCTTTTGATCTCAACAGTAAATATGATTTTAGTCGCAGCAGCTTTGATGATTGTGTTGCATTTGTAGCGGCACAATGTGATTCTGCCGCTGCTGTACTGCCACTAAACTATCCTACCGGTGCCGCTGAATACGGCCGTGCCACCAAAGCCGCTGCCATGGCACTTAAATCAAGAGCTTTGCTATACGCTGCCAGTCCGTTCTGGAATCCCACCGGCGATAAAGTTAAATGGCAGCTGGCAGCAGATGCAGCCAAAGCAGTGATAGACCTCTCTGCCTTTCAGTTGTATACCGGCAGCTATGTAGGTGTTTGTACCGTACCTAATACAGAGCTGATCATGGTAAGACTTGGTAACAAGCAATACCAGTGGAGTTCTTTCCAGGGCGTGGAAATGTTCCTCGCGCCATGCGGCTACCATGGCTGGTCTTCCTTTGCACCTAGCCAGAACCTGGTAGATGCCTTCGGTACCGCCGATGGAAAAGATATTACCGATCCATCTTCCGGGTATGACCCACAGCATCCTTACAGCAACCGTGATCCCCGTTTCTACCAGGATATTATTTCCGATGGTATGCCTTATGGCCGCCCGGATTTCTTCCAGGACAGGTACAAAGCCGGACATTCCAACATGGCTGAAATGTACGAGGGTGGCCTTGATTCGCAGCAGGGATGGGATACCTGGAATGCAAGCATGACCCGCTACAGCTTCAGGAAATACCAGGATACTACCTTCAATTATAACGTAGAAACACAAACGAATAAAATTTGGGTAGTAGCAAGGTTGGGAGAGATTTACCTCAACTATGCTGAAGCGGCCTATAACCTTGGCCAGGAAGGCGTAACCCGTCAATACCTTAACCTGATCAGGCACAGGGCTGGTATCGTGAATGACCTGCCGGCAGGCCTGACCGGTACCGCATTGCTGGCGAAAATACAGAACGAACGTCGGGTGGAGCTTTGCCTGGAAGGCCACCGTTATTATGATGTGCGTCGCTGGAAGATAGCAGACGTAACAGAGAATACTCCTTTAGGTGGTGTGAAGATCATCAAAAATACAGATGGCTCCAAAACGTATACCTACATCAAGGTGCAGGACAGGAAGTTTAAAAAACAGCATTATTTACTGCCTATACCAAGAGAAGAAATCAGGAGAACCAACCTGACACAGAACGACGGGTACGAATAA
- a CDS encoding TonB-dependent receptor, giving the protein MNKIRQSRSILPQKKWWQVLTIFLLLASFRVMAQQPSLSRPISVSLNNTSLAAVIAEIDRQSEFSFSYDKNSLAAIKVATIHKTGVPLQQLLEELNATYGLAYQVNANTIAVRLSGPKGNPNHGSIRGRVVDFETATPLPGATIHLEGTGLGTITDNKGYYQLDNIPVSSYNVVITFIGYQYGKIDGVKIEKDRTAVYDVKMQTGGALKEVVVGSGIRKVKSVTHSTEQQLLQEIRGSTGVVSGISNELIAKTADRNAAEIVKRIAGVSVVDDRFIVVRGMNERYNLTYLNGNIAPSTELMSKAFAYDLLPSSVIDKILVYKSPVADLVGDYAGAAIKVFTKNAVPVKHFDMGLQLAYREGTSMRNVNSYNGGKLDFIGIDDGTRKLPGFSPGIFQSNKQVTGLSQEAMLKGFNSTLSPGTRYSTPDMQFFANYYNSWKIGQARLYDLTSVTYTKETMASGVYRQRGNTNMNRLASGDYGQSYGDKNRIINSQQTIETGKINVLENLQLKLNNNNSVSLQNFFVNDGKRFTGIDYTTPNTIPEYYRLETFKLDKILSFQQRMLYSANLSGRHLTDTSGKHELVWNIGYSYDLQSVPDQRISHFSAPFSTIDSAAWKALGSNGNASNTQAGMISRLFIKNIENVYNVSLDYTFHITPAFYLKTGGYELFKTREVGRRTFRVNRAGLRNDETVPPYGDLDWTTNYGYSNMDLIRFRPQELSGLWSTKYFPQDMTGLALYDVTTPMDAYTASEQYNAFYLMGDWKAAHEKLTLNAGLRWEYDRQRLSGAKVGAEGPGSIEEVNVDHKKAILLPSLNFSYRPQEKVVLRTSYGRTVNRPDFREITPYQDFDFQNNEVTVGTSHIVTAVIDNYDVRAEIYPRNGNEVFNLGAFYKHIQHPIERLRTELTSSEAGDVYDFTTITYDNSVSANLYGLEAEIKKSLSFIPGNVFRHLSLVINGSWIASDTRRRKVNNNYASDTAWKRGGQLQGQSPYILNTGIFYENAATGTKLGLVYNVSGPRIYAKSIRTATDTLQVNTFDRPDLLQLPMHLLDISLTQRIVRSLTLKLSIQNLLNQDYRIVEDHNFNQRYDKEQPVTDANGRTYYVGDNIYTKFSPGRYVLLQFTYAF; this is encoded by the coding sequence ATGAACAAAATTAGACAATCAAGATCAATTCTGCCCCAAAAAAAATGGTGGCAGGTACTGACTATTTTTCTGCTGTTGGCCAGCTTTCGGGTGATGGCCCAACAGCCTTCGCTGAGCAGGCCCATTTCCGTGTCGCTGAACAACACCTCGCTGGCAGCAGTGATCGCGGAAATAGACCGGCAAAGTGAATTCTCTTTTTCCTACGACAAAAACTCACTGGCCGCTATCAAAGTGGCCACTATCCATAAGACAGGCGTTCCGCTGCAACAACTGCTGGAAGAACTGAATGCCACCTATGGACTGGCTTACCAGGTGAATGCCAATACCATCGCAGTGCGCCTGAGTGGCCCAAAAGGAAATCCAAACCACGGCAGTATAAGAGGCCGTGTAGTGGATTTTGAAACCGCCACACCACTTCCGGGAGCCACTATCCACCTGGAAGGTACCGGACTCGGTACCATCACCGACAATAAAGGCTATTACCAGCTGGATAATATCCCGGTATCTTCCTATAATGTCGTAATTACTTTTATTGGTTATCAGTACGGTAAGATCGACGGTGTTAAAATTGAAAAGGACCGGACGGCGGTATATGACGTGAAAATGCAGACCGGTGGCGCTCTAAAGGAAGTAGTAGTGGGAAGCGGCATCCGTAAGGTGAAATCTGTAACACATAGCACCGAGCAACAGCTGTTGCAGGAGATTCGCGGGTCTACCGGTGTGGTTTCCGGTATCTCCAACGAACTGATCGCCAAAACAGCCGACCGTAATGCTGCCGAAATTGTAAAACGTATTGCCGGTGTATCGGTGGTAGATGACAGATTTATTGTGGTACGCGGTATGAATGAACGTTATAACCTCACTTACCTCAACGGTAATATCGCGCCGTCAACAGAGCTGATGTCGAAAGCATTTGCCTACGACCTGCTGCCTAGTAGTGTGATAGATAAAATACTCGTATATAAATCGCCGGTAGCAGACCTGGTAGGTGACTATGCCGGCGCTGCCATCAAGGTTTTTACCAAGAATGCCGTGCCGGTAAAGCACTTCGATATGGGGCTGCAGCTGGCCTACAGAGAAGGGACCAGCATGCGGAATGTCAACAGCTATAACGGTGGTAAGCTGGACTTCATCGGTATAGACGATGGAACCAGGAAGCTGCCTGGGTTTTCTCCCGGTATCTTCCAGAGTAATAAGCAGGTGACCGGCCTTTCCCAGGAAGCCATGCTAAAAGGATTCAACAGTACATTATCTCCCGGTACCCGCTACAGTACACCGGATATGCAGTTCTTTGCCAACTATTACAACAGCTGGAAAATAGGACAGGCAAGACTCTATGACCTTACCTCCGTTACCTATACCAAAGAAACCATGGCAAGCGGCGTATACCGCCAGCGGGGCAATACCAATATGAACCGCCTGGCTTCCGGCGACTACGGGCAATCCTATGGCGACAAAAACCGTATCATCAACAGTCAGCAAACGATTGAAACCGGGAAAATTAATGTCCTTGAAAATCTGCAATTAAAATTAAACAACAACAACTCCGTCTCCCTGCAAAACTTTTTTGTAAACGATGGTAAAAGATTTACCGGGATCGACTATACGACGCCCAATACTATACCGGAGTATTACCGGCTGGAAACCTTCAAGCTGGACAAAATACTCTCCTTTCAGCAACGTATGCTGTATTCCGCCAACCTTAGCGGCCGGCATCTGACAGATACTTCCGGCAAACATGAACTGGTGTGGAATATTGGATATAGCTACGATCTGCAAAGCGTGCCAGACCAGCGTATCAGTCATTTTTCCGCACCTTTTTCCACGATAGATTCAGCCGCCTGGAAGGCTTTGGGCTCCAATGGAAACGCTTCCAATACCCAGGCAGGTATGATCTCCAGGTTATTTATCAAAAATATTGAAAACGTATATAACGTTTCACTGGATTATACTTTCCATATTACACCGGCCTTTTACCTGAAAACAGGTGGTTATGAGCTGTTCAAAACCAGGGAAGTAGGGCGCAGAACATTTCGCGTGAACAGGGCCGGATTAAGAAACGATGAAACCGTTCCTCCCTATGGCGACCTGGACTGGACGACCAACTACGGCTACAGCAACATGGACCTGATCCGTTTCCGCCCACAGGAGCTTTCCGGTTTATGGAGTACAAAATATTTTCCGCAGGACATGACAGGACTGGCCCTGTATGATGTTACTACACCTATGGACGCCTATACGGCCAGTGAGCAATACAACGCTTTTTACCTGATGGGCGACTGGAAGGCGGCGCATGAAAAACTGACGCTGAACGCAGGCCTGCGGTGGGAGTATGACCGCCAGCGACTTTCAGGTGCCAAAGTAGGCGCAGAAGGGCCCGGTTCCATTGAGGAAGTCAACGTAGACCATAAAAAAGCCATCCTGTTGCCATCATTGAACTTCAGCTACCGGCCACAGGAAAAAGTAGTGCTCAGAACAAGTTACGGCAGAACCGTCAACAGGCCCGATTTCAGAGAGATCACACCGTACCAGGATTTTGACTTTCAGAATAATGAAGTCACCGTTGGTACTTCCCATATCGTAACTGCTGTTATTGACAACTATGATGTAAGGGCAGAGATCTATCCGCGCAATGGCAATGAAGTATTCAATCTGGGTGCTTTTTACAAGCATATACAACATCCTATCGAGCGTTTGCGTACAGAACTGACCAGCAGCGAAGCGGGTGATGTATATGATTTTACTACGATTACCTACGATAACTCTGTTAGCGCCAATCTTTATGGCCTGGAGGCAGAGATTAAGAAAAGCCTGTCGTTTATACCGGGAAATGTTTTCCGCCATTTGTCGCTGGTGATCAACGGCTCCTGGATTGCCAGTGATACACGTCGTAGAAAGGTGAACAACAATTATGCTTCCGATACCGCCTGGAAGCGCGGTGGTCAGCTGCAGGGACAATCTCCCTATATTCTCAATACCGGTATTTTCTACGAAAATGCCGCTACAGGTACAAAGCTGGGCCTGGTGTATAACGTCAGCGGACCACGCATATACGCCAAAAGTATCCGTACGGCCACAGATACCTTACAGGTCAATACTTTCGACAGGCCCGATTTGTTGCAGCTGCCCATGCACCTGTTAGATATCTCGCTGACACAGCGCATCGTCCGGTCGCTGACATTAAAGCTCAGTATACAGAACCTGCTCAACCAGGATTACAGAATAGTGGAAGATCATAATTTCAACCAGCGTTACGATAAAGAGCAACCAGTGACAGATGCGAATGGACGAACCTACTACGTGGGTGATAATATCTATACGAAATTCAGTCCTGGCAGATATGTGCTATTGCAATTTACTTACGCGTTTTAA
- a CDS encoding TonB-dependent receptor, protein MKLTTFLILVLLTQAHAATNAQTITLSLKDASLQTVFREISQQGGYNFVYNNSLLKHATSVNVDVKNAPVEEVLKLCFKHQPVTYEIIDKTIIIRQPGASSATAENDRISIATAIRGRVTDEKGDPLIGVSVQLKGTATGAVTKDNGEFLINVPDKSSGVLVFSFLGMDRQEVVIGKSVFVTVVLKRSLSQQQEVVVVGYGTQKKATLTGSTATLKGEEMTKVPSANVSNAFAGHIPGVIANNRSGRPGDDASSLYIRGFNSFSGGVDPLIIVDGIPDRNIDRLNPNDIESVTVLKDASAAIYGVRSANGAILITTKRGKAGKPSISYEGSYALQQLTRMDHRVNSWQYMTYYNELNGYQGNTLPYTQADIDKYKAGNDPNYTSTDWQKVVYRQNAPQTNHSISIRGGSEAVKFFLSGQYLSQQSNWSNSDENFKNYNLRSNIDASVSKNLKLTFDIAARKEERKYPAISAGSILHEAVSMYPFIPVRWTNGDPSAGISNGRNPYLMMSSAAGYDNVTDLTVQPKVGFDWQLPRIVKGLSLSGYAAFDYRLRSEKNFTKPWDAYTYSLTTNTYNNQKSSTAILSLTQDERIYSENTYFYKLAFERAYGKHNINAFVGYEQTVSSYKNTVAFRKNLVSDQLDQLFTGSAQDQNASGSASQYGRESYLGRISYSYADKYLAEIVSRYNGSFNFPKNSRWGMFPSASVGWRISEENFFKDNIHFIDNLKLRASWGIMGSDAVAEYMYLARYSLVSNMASSYSAYPKEYYTYFGPNYSEATALYLASVPNTDITWEKQDTRNFGIDAALFNNKLNVTVDYFRNLRKDILAQRNASVPYYSGLTLPAENIGRTLNRGVDFIVNYNDKAGDVKYNVGVNFTYAKSKVLFRDEAPNIPDYQKSTGLPIDSWVVFQTKGIYHTQEEIDKSPHMAGAAPGDLWIVDKNNDGAITYDDQVRIPESAYPKVVFGITMGAEYKGLALDLVWAGQTEAKQLILPQMQGSVVAPPQWLYDGRWTAENPDAKYPRAFNSKDPRNSVYADFWLVDASFLRLKSAQLSYIIPKSLYRNIGIDNIRVFVSGFNLFSIDKMKQFNRDPETNNVTGVNYPQTRIYRVGINVGL, encoded by the coding sequence ATGAAGCTGACTACGTTTTTGATATTGGTATTGCTCACCCAGGCACATGCCGCCACCAATGCCCAGACCATTACCCTCTCCTTAAAAGATGCCTCTTTACAGACGGTATTCAGAGAGATCAGCCAACAGGGAGGATATAATTTTGTTTACAACAATAGCCTGCTAAAACATGCCACCAGTGTAAACGTAGATGTTAAAAATGCCCCTGTGGAAGAAGTGCTGAAGTTATGTTTTAAACATCAGCCGGTTACCTACGAAATCATTGATAAAACCATCATCATCCGCCAGCCCGGCGCCAGTTCCGCAACAGCAGAAAATGACCGGATTTCCATTGCCACCGCTATCCGTGGCCGGGTAACCGATGAAAAAGGTGATCCGCTCATCGGGGTGAGTGTACAGCTGAAAGGAACGGCTACAGGCGCCGTTACAAAAGATAATGGTGAGTTCCTCATCAACGTCCCGGATAAATCTTCCGGTGTACTGGTATTTTCCTTTCTGGGTATGGACAGACAGGAAGTTGTTATCGGAAAAAGTGTATTCGTGACCGTAGTATTGAAGCGGTCATTATCACAGCAACAGGAGGTAGTCGTGGTGGGCTATGGTACACAGAAAAAGGCCACCCTTACCGGTTCCACTGCTACCCTGAAAGGCGAAGAGATGACGAAGGTTCCTTCTGCGAATGTTTCCAATGCCTTTGCCGGCCATATTCCCGGCGTAATTGCCAATAACCGCTCCGGACGCCCCGGCGATGATGCTTCCTCGCTGTATATCAGAGGGTTCAACTCCTTCAGTGGTGGCGTTGATCCGCTGATCATTGTGGATGGTATCCCGGACAGGAATATTGACAGGCTTAATCCTAACGACATCGAAAGTGTTACCGTGCTGAAAGACGCATCAGCAGCCATTTACGGGGTACGCTCTGCCAACGGTGCCATTCTCATTACCACCAAAAGAGGAAAGGCAGGTAAACCCAGCATATCCTATGAAGGCAGCTATGCCTTGCAGCAGCTCACCAGGATGGACCACCGCGTAAACTCCTGGCAGTATATGACCTACTACAATGAACTGAATGGATACCAGGGCAACACGTTGCCTTATACCCAGGCGGATATCGACAAATACAAAGCAGGCAACGATCCCAACTATACCAGCACCGACTGGCAGAAGGTCGTATACCGCCAGAACGCACCGCAAACGAATCACAGTATTTCCATCAGGGGTGGGAGTGAAGCAGTGAAATTCTTCCTCTCCGGTCAGTACCTCTCCCAGCAAAGTAACTGGAGCAACAGTGATGAAAACTTCAAGAACTATAACCTGCGCTCCAATATCGATGCATCTGTTTCTAAAAATCTCAAGCTGACCTTCGATATTGCCGCAAGAAAAGAAGAACGGAAATATCCAGCTATCAGCGCCGGCAGCATCCTGCACGAAGCAGTTAGTATGTATCCGTTTATCCCTGTACGTTGGACGAACGGCGATCCTTCTGCGGGTATCTCCAACGGCCGCAACCCTTACCTGATGATGTCGTCAGCGGCGGGCTACGACAATGTAACGGATCTTACCGTGCAGCCAAAAGTAGGCTTCGACTGGCAGTTGCCACGCATCGTGAAAGGGCTGTCGCTCAGTGGATATGCAGCCTTTGATTATCGCCTGAGAAGTGAAAAGAACTTCACGAAGCCGTGGGATGCCTATACGTATAGTCTTACTACCAATACCTATAACAACCAGAAGTCAAGCACCGCGATCCTCAGCCTGACGCAGGACGAAAGAATATACAGCGAGAATACCTATTTCTACAAACTCGCTTTCGAACGCGCTTATGGCAAACATAATATCAACGCATTTGTGGGTTATGAGCAAACAGTATCTTCCTATAAAAATACAGTTGCTTTCAGAAAGAACCTGGTAAGTGACCAGCTGGACCAGCTGTTTACCGGTAGCGCCCAGGACCAGAATGCTTCCGGTAGTGCCAGTCAGTATGGCCGTGAGAGTTACCTCGGCAGAATATCCTATAGCTATGCGGATAAATACCTGGCAGAAATCGTAAGTCGCTATAACGGTTCATTTAACTTCCCTAAGAACAGCCGCTGGGGCATGTTTCCATCTGCATCCGTGGGCTGGCGCATCTCTGAGGAAAATTTCTTCAAAGACAATATACATTTTATCGATAACCTGAAACTGCGTGCCAGCTGGGGTATCATGGGAAGTGATGCCGTAGCGGAATATATGTACCTGGCCAGGTATTCGCTGGTAAGCAATATGGCCTCGTCATATTCTGCCTATCCAAAAGAATACTATACGTATTTCGGACCTAATTATTCAGAAGCTACTGCGCTGTACCTGGCATCTGTTCCTAATACAGACATCACCTGGGAAAAACAGGATACCAGGAACTTCGGTATAGACGCCGCCTTATTCAATAACAAACTGAATGTTACCGTAGATTATTTCCGTAATCTCCGTAAAGATATCCTCGCACAAAGAAATGCTTCCGTGCCTTATTATTCCGGTCTGACGTTGCCGGCAGAGAATATTGGGAGAACGTTGAACAGGGGTGTTGACTTCATCGTCAACTATAACGATAAGGCCGGCGATGTGAAATACAATGTGGGCGTGAATTTCACCTATGCGAAAAGTAAAGTGCTCTTCCGTGATGAAGCGCCGAATATTCCGGACTACCAGAAATCTACCGGATTACCGATTGATTCATGGGTAGTATTTCAGACCAAAGGAATTTATCATACACAGGAAGAAATAGACAAATCGCCGCATATGGCAGGTGCTGCCCCTGGCGATCTCTGGATCGTAGATAAAAATAATGATGGCGCCATCACCTACGACGACCAGGTAAGGATCCCGGAATCGGCATATCCTAAAGTCGTATTCGGTATTACCATGGGTGCGGAGTACAAAGGACTGGCACTGGACCTGGTATGGGCCGGACAAACAGAAGCAAAGCAGCTGATACTGCCGCAGATGCAGGGCTCTGTAGTAGCGCCGCCACAATGGTTATACGATGGCCGCTGGACAGCAGAAAATCCTGATGCTAAATATCCGAGAGCATTTAATTCAAAAGATCCGCGAAACTCGGTGTATGCCGATTTCTGGCTGGTAGATGCCTCTTTCCTTCGTTTGAAATCAGCACAACTTTCTTATATCATTCCTAAGAGCTTATATAGAAATATTGGTATAGATAATATCAGGGTATTTGTAAGCGGATTCAATCTTTTCTCCATTGATAAGATGAAACAATTCAACCGCGACCCTGAAACCAATAACGTTACAGGCGTAAACTATCCGCAGACGAGGATTTACCGTGTCGGCATCAACGTTGGCCTGTAA
- a CDS encoding DUF4397 domain-containing protein, whose amino-acid sequence MKKNIPCLLWVILIMAVVITSCSKEVTPEPAVSNNAGISFYNASYAVRKETNIGINFILIDSKDTTYKPISDLSYVKYPYFYNSEQYGYAFPILNRTQWIQHMRLPAGNHQLYLLDTARFVLDSSQVTLRDQRPVDVFYGDKYGQMKTLLLDDIFTPSADAAGVRIVNLSPSDKRVYLTVNGDVPASFPKDTYFGDHTAFLPVPVTGLDTLKIKVYAQGDDGSVMTRNSVEVLPGHAYTLVITGYDNDAPPSYKDPRTGITVGINSAFSITPIKNY is encoded by the coding sequence ATGAAGAAAAATATTCCCTGCCTGTTATGGGTGATCTTAATAATGGCTGTCGTAATAACCAGTTGTAGTAAAGAGGTGACACCGGAGCCAGCTGTGAGTAATAACGCTGGTATCAGTTTTTACAATGCCTCCTATGCGGTTCGTAAGGAAACGAATATAGGAATCAATTTTATCCTGATAGATAGTAAAGACACTACCTACAAGCCGATTTCCGATCTTTCCTATGTAAAATACCCCTATTTCTATAACAGCGAACAGTATGGCTATGCTTTTCCAATACTGAACCGTACGCAGTGGATACAACATATGCGGCTGCCGGCTGGTAATCATCAGCTGTATCTGCTGGATACTGCCAGGTTTGTGCTGGATAGTTCCCAGGTAACCCTGCGGGACCAGCGTCCGGTAGATGTTTTTTATGGAGATAAATATGGGCAGATGAAGACCCTTTTGCTCGATGATATTTTTACGCCTTCGGCAGATGCGGCAGGCGTACGGATAGTAAACCTCAGTCCTTCGGATAAGCGTGTATACCTCACCGTTAATGGTGATGTCCCTGCTTCTTTTCCTAAAGACACCTATTTCGGTGACCATACAGCTTTCCTTCCGGTGCCTGTAACGGGACTGGATACCCTGAAAATAAAGGTGTATGCCCAGGGTGATGACGGTAGTGTGATGACACGCAACTCAGTAGAGGTGCTGCCCGGTCATGCCTATACGCTGGTGATTACCGGCTATGATAACGATGCGCCTCCTTCCTATAAGGATCCCCGGACCGGTATAACTGTTGGTATTAACAGTGCTTTCAGTATCACCCCAATCAAAAATTACTAA
- a CDS encoding FecR domain-containing protein yields the protein MEDHPNWQRYIDNQLTEAERISLTEKLQHTDDEMLAEQLLQGWPEADVPPMPKALAMQLDNSLQYLLPPQKRNYRPLLWWAAAAILIGILIHNIYPPAKLSPVVPPARELVNNSSHVRKITLPDNTQLWITPGTHVVIDPAFDEKNRIVSLAGEGYFEVSPGSHPFIVNTGRITTTVLGTHFNVEAYPKEKNISISLTAGKVAVHGADSTLQLKPGTRLIYRKASDEFVTRKFAVENESNWKRGALVLDDLPLETAFSRLEGRYGTTFRYTPGAFNGARFTGVYEAAPLEVVLRNMAFIHGFQYKIRKDTIYIQQYH from the coding sequence ATGGAGGATCATCCAAACTGGCAACGATATATAGATAACCAGCTAACCGAAGCGGAACGTATTTCCCTGACGGAAAAGCTGCAACATACCGATGACGAGATGCTGGCTGAGCAGCTGCTCCAGGGCTGGCCGGAAGCGGATGTACCGCCTATGCCGAAAGCCCTGGCTATGCAGCTGGACAACAGTCTGCAATACCTGCTGCCCCCGCAGAAAAGAAACTACCGCCCGCTGCTGTGGTGGGCCGCTGCCGCCATACTGATAGGCATACTGATTCACAACATATATCCACCGGCAAAACTTTCACCAGTAGTGCCGCCGGCCAGAGAGCTTGTAAATAATTCCAGTCATGTGCGCAAAATCACCCTGCCGGATAATACCCAGCTATGGATAACTCCCGGCACCCACGTTGTCATAGACCCCGCATTCGATGAAAAGAACAGGATCGTAAGTCTTGCAGGGGAGGGGTATTTCGAAGTGAGCCCCGGCAGCCATCCGTTTATTGTTAATACCGGGAGGATCACCACTACTGTACTGGGAACACACTTTAACGTGGAAGCCTATCCGAAAGAAAAGAATATCAGTATATCGCTGACTGCTGGTAAGGTAGCGGTACATGGGGCTGATAGTACCCTGCAGCTGAAACCGGGTACCAGACTCATTTACAGGAAGGCATCCGATGAGTTTGTCACCAGGAAATTTGCTGTGGAAAATGAAAGTAACTGGAAACGCGGTGCCCTCGTACTGGATGACCTGCCATTGGAAACGGCTTTCAGCCGGCTGGAAGGTCGCTACGGCACCACCTTCCGTTATACACCAGGAGCATTCAATGGCGCGAGGTTTACCGGTGTTTATGAAGCGGCCCCGCTGGAGGTTGTATTACGCAACATGGCCTTCATTCACGGTTTCCAGTACAAGATCAGGAAAGATACCATATACATACAACAGTACCATTAA